The proteins below are encoded in one region of Nitrosomonas ureae:
- a CDS encoding BON domain-containing protein: MKNLKLITGMLLISIFFVPAVVSAENSSVGEFVKDSAITTQIKSKILVAKDIDSLHIKVDTDNNGIVVLTGAVKSKAEEEKVHNIAHSVEGVKKVINKLIIDPNLFN, translated from the coding sequence ATGAAAAATTTAAAATTAATTACTGGTATGCTTTTAATAAGCATATTCTTTGTTCCTGCAGTAGTTTCTGCGGAAAATTCGAGTGTTGGCGAGTTTGTTAAAGATTCGGCTATTACTACTCAAATAAAATCTAAAATACTTGTCGCAAAGGATATTGATTCTTTACATATTAAAGTTGACACAGATAACAACGGAATTGTTGTACTTACTGGGGCGGTGAAATCAAAAGCCGAAGAAGAAAAAGTGCACAATATTGCGCATTCAGTTGAAGGTGTCAAGAAAGTTATAAATAAATTAATAATTGATCCTAATCTATTCAACTAA
- a CDS encoding DUF2523 family protein, translated as MQTLNLAGFGQGLGIIMGAITFRMTFVLLPKLGVIPKWSSY; from the coding sequence TTGCAAACCTTAAACCTGGCAGGATTCGGGCAGGGCTTGGGCATCATCATGGGCGCAATTACATTTCGCATGACCTTCGTACTGCTGCCTAAACTGGGAGTGATACCGAAATGGTCATCATACTGA
- a CDS encoding zonular occludens toxin domain-containing protein produces the protein MVIILTATPGCGKTNHAVWSHIKPAVENERIVYVCGIPDLKLMHIKLLIAKLNTWAERTPIDPIDPEGKQKLNNITEGSLIVVDEAAYPWPAIDLKDPPEYIKYLSQHRKHGLDFLVITQSPKFVHPFVLENADRHIHLSQEWSGNKQYEWSEYCEPETENQPGQCSQEAVQTGKESVRIVLLSQPACRKTETRDSQNGLCGNFPIIRSSGNGHDHLWAHY, from the coding sequence ATGGTCATCATACTGACGGCAACGCCTGGCTGCGGAAAAACTAATCACGCCGTATGGAGCCACATTAAACCGGCGGTGGAAAATGAACGAATAGTTTACGTTTGCGGCATTCCGGATTTAAAGCTGATGCACATCAAATTATTAATTGCCAAGCTTAACACCTGGGCGGAACGCACACCCATAGACCCCATTGATCCCGAAGGTAAGCAAAAGCTCAACAATATAACCGAAGGCAGTCTCATTGTAGTGGATGAAGCCGCTTATCCGTGGCCGGCCATCGATCTGAAAGATCCTCCAGAGTACATCAAGTATCTTTCCCAGCATAGAAAGCACGGGCTTGATTTCCTGGTAATCACGCAATCGCCCAAGTTCGTGCATCCGTTCGTACTGGAAAACGCAGATAGGCATATTCACCTGAGCCAGGAATGGTCAGGTAATAAGCAATATGAATGGTCGGAATACTGCGAACCCGAAACTGAAAACCAACCGGGCCAATGCAGTCAAGAAGCCGTACAAACTGGAAAAGAAAGCGTTCGAATTGTATTACTCAGCCAGCCTGCATGTAGAAAAACCGAAACGCGCGATTCCCAAAATGGTTTATGCGGCAATTTTCCTATTATTCGCAGCTCCGGCAATGGCCATGATCACTTATGGGCGCATTACTGA
- a CDS encoding tetratricopeptide repeat protein — MSEIITLKLIESGFWLLLLSVCLLIFHKEVKRVLQSLSNFKLLGATFELRDTKESIKSYILLSETLIDLLSTNTPVESLKDLMSMNQIEKLGNFALQYTKEVSNNNWNEQLLRNITHLLIRFSRIQQAIDLSDILLANRPDFVDVLNLKALALMNSRIPSNMKNAENIFADLVERFPENSIFRFNLGLVKISLENYEDGLKLILRAIDNGHWYADQKMLLDPLLYKLRENKPNEFRALYDYLEEWKVNNNLPRNSTNISQ; from the coding sequence ATGTCAGAAATCATAACATTAAAACTTATAGAATCAGGTTTTTGGCTACTTTTACTTAGTGTATGTCTTTTAATTTTCCACAAAGAAGTTAAGCGAGTGCTTCAATCATTAAGTAATTTCAAACTTCTTGGAGCAACTTTTGAGCTTCGTGATACAAAAGAATCCATAAAATCATACATATTACTTTCAGAAACATTAATCGATCTTTTATCGACGAATACTCCTGTGGAGTCATTAAAAGATTTAATGAGTATGAATCAAATCGAAAAATTAGGTAATTTTGCTCTACAGTATACTAAAGAAGTTTCAAACAATAATTGGAATGAGCAACTACTAAGAAATATCACGCATTTATTAATTAGATTTAGCAGAATTCAACAAGCAATTGATTTGTCTGATATTTTATTGGCTAATCGACCAGACTTTGTAGATGTACTCAATTTAAAAGCATTGGCATTAATGAATTCTCGTATACCAAGCAATATGAAGAATGCTGAAAATATTTTTGCCGATTTAGTAGAGCGCTTTCCAGAAAATTCAATTTTTCGCTTTAATTTAGGACTAGTAAAGATATCTTTAGAGAATTATGAGGATGGTTTAAAATTAATATTAAGAGCTATTGACAATGGTCATTGGTATGCAGATCAAAAGATGCTACTTGATCCACTGCTTTACAAGCTTAGAGAAAATAAGCCTAATGAATTCCGTGCATTATATGATTATTTGGAAGAGTGGAAAGTAAATAATAACCTACCCCGTAATTCGACAAATATAAGCCAATAA
- a CDS encoding phage/plasmid replication domain-containing protein: MMNLIPVFVDYLTIRQVHDGGKLPVINGGRVLRIDSDGEIEYAVDTRQGLEGSFDSRVEVRCDGHQVEFSGNISRYGRQDNLFGFTFADSIERINDLLKSLGLPPFTAGKLYKFADSGWTWTGARVSRIDITCNYVTGSMIDSEALLRNMAGHHIGRQKGSLSVNGATVEYGRGSKYVYGKLYCKTTELKKHRSKKIRPACYR; encoded by the coding sequence ATGATGAATCTGATTCCTGTGTTTGTCGACTATCTGACCATCCGTCAAGTGCATGACGGCGGCAAGCTGCCAGTTATTAACGGGGGCAGAGTGCTGAGAATAGATTCCGATGGTGAGATTGAATACGCCGTGGACACTCGGCAAGGTTTGGAAGGTAGTTTTGATAGTCGGGTGGAAGTGCGTTGCGATGGTCATCAGGTCGAATTCTCCGGCAATATATCCCGCTATGGGCGACAAGATAATTTATTTGGTTTCACTTTTGCCGACAGCATCGAGCGGATCAATGATCTGCTCAAAAGTTTAGGATTGCCACCTTTTACCGCTGGCAAATTGTATAAGTTCGCTGATTCGGGCTGGACGTGGACAGGTGCCAGAGTCAGCCGGATAGACATAACCTGTAATTATGTCACCGGCTCCATGATCGACTCCGAAGCATTACTCCGCAATATGGCAGGTCACCACATTGGCCGACAAAAGGGCTCATTATCCGTCAATGGCGCTACCGTTGAATATGGACGAGGTTCCAAATACGTTTACGGCAAACTCTACTGCAAAACCACTGAACTAAAAAAACACCGCTCTAAAAAAATCAGGCCAGCATGTTACCGATGA
- a CDS encoding phage/plasmid replication domain-containing protein, whose amino-acid sequence MNRTQLQRLENVKYENFNDLPPWLRATYVSWKYGYPIDLKRSAFYNHRKALLAYGIDISIPNNVQTMPIKVKTIELAAFTAPDWYIKKYA is encoded by the coding sequence ATGAACAGAACCCAATTACAACGACTGGAAAACGTCAAATACGAAAATTTCAATGATCTGCCGCCATGGTTGCGAGCAACTTACGTGAGCTGGAAATATGGTTATCCGATTGATCTTAAACGTTCTGCTTTTTATAACCACAGAAAAGCTTTACTTGCTTACGGCATTGATATCTCCATCCCCAACAACGTGCAAACCATGCCAATCAAAGTAAAAACAATCGAACTGGCTGCGTTCACCGCGCCTGATTGGTACATCAAGAAATACGCATAA
- a CDS encoding major capsid protein, which translates to MLKALKTSCNKTKDVVMTIGSKVAQRIKRECHTFMHKLSKLSKACNQASQKAIEGEYLGKGGLIVAGSASLTFAGNALAAVPEGVTTAITSAATDVATVGAAVILVHIGIKVWRWIRSAF; encoded by the coding sequence ATGTTGAAAGCTTTAAAAACCAGCTGCAACAAAACAAAAGATGTCGTGATGACTATCGGTTCCAAAGTAGCCCAAAGAATCAAGCGTGAATGTCACACTTTCATGCATAAATTGAGCAAACTATCAAAAGCTTGCAATCAAGCTTCTCAAAAGGCGATTGAAGGCGAATATCTCGGCAAAGGTGGCCTGATCGTCGCTGGAAGTGCCTCTCTCACCTTCGCCGGTAATGCACTCGCAGCAGTACCGGAAGGCGTTACCACCGCCATCACATCAGCCGCCACCGATGTGGCAACCGTGGGCGCTGCCGTGATACTGGTTCATATCGGTATTAAAGTCTGGCGTTGGATTAGAAGCGCATTCTAA
- a CDS encoding virulence factor TspB C-terminal domain-related protein, which produces MANFHRLLTTIFFSLFFCSPAFSQSAPVGAIDLAGWIKGADGAYTKAFGESARVTLSSPPGGISTTSTALINTPKGIQAMDIVKTAAVDVGRVGASVATLAKRVGPVGMTLTAVSLVCELTDICNVDGVFNKFTSLTGGDAIETHVGWCVSNGSQIPCYPDKDLRSVVQAANACFSANPSNCEYGDTEPRYTGGTLVGANYRLRFKSDGSYTSPIPATFMETYTPPAATSAPATTSDWDSKAALLNDDRFIPELINKGESVPSGAPTLTPDQKKGLGLESKPTRDSSGNVTGREDTTTEIEAVDAGTTDNPGRVIIKETQTTIKYDINNNQINTTTNTRYSSQPQPDKPQQNFEIKFDEVPPAELQTHNVQATLTGNSWGEEGTCPPDIPIDISYYPMNLVIPTAPVCDTAEKINPLVLLLASIAGVYIVSGVRSTEVK; this is translated from the coding sequence ATGGCTAATTTTCACCGCTTACTAACAACAATTTTTTTCAGTTTATTTTTTTGTTCTCCGGCTTTCTCGCAATCCGCACCGGTCGGCGCCATCGACCTGGCCGGATGGATCAAAGGCGCTGACGGTGCCTATACTAAAGCATTCGGCGAATCGGCAAGAGTAACGCTCTCAAGTCCACCCGGCGGCATATCAACCACCTCAACAGCACTGATCAACACACCAAAAGGCATTCAAGCAATGGATATTGTCAAAACCGCTGCTGTGGATGTCGGCAGGGTGGGCGCATCCGTCGCAACTTTAGCCAAGCGGGTTGGACCCGTCGGCATGACATTAACCGCAGTTTCCCTGGTATGTGAATTAACAGACATTTGCAATGTTGACGGGGTTTTCAATAAATTTACTTCGTTAACTGGTGGCGATGCTATTGAAACACATGTCGGCTGGTGTGTCAGCAATGGAAGTCAAATACCTTGTTATCCTGATAAAGATTTAAGGTCTGTGGTTCAGGCCGCTAATGCCTGTTTTTCCGCCAATCCATCGAACTGCGAATATGGAGACACTGAGCCAAGATATACAGGCGGTACGCTCGTAGGTGCAAATTATCGTTTAAGATTTAAATCTGACGGATCATATACCTCTCCTATACCTGCAACATTCATGGAAACTTATACGCCGCCAGCTGCAACCTCTGCACCTGCCACAACATCGGATTGGGATTCCAAAGCAGCTTTGCTCAATGATGACCGCTTCATCCCTGAACTCATCAACAAAGGTGAAAGCGTGCCCTCCGGAGCTCCAACTCTGACACCAGACCAGAAAAAAGGACTCGGCCTCGAATCAAAACCCACCAGAGATTCAAGCGGCAATGTAACAGGGCGCGAAGACACCACCACGGAAATAGAGGCCGTTGACGCGGGTACCACAGACAATCCGGGGCGCGTCATTATCAAGGAAACACAAACGACGATTAAGTACGACATCAACAACAACCAAATCAACACCACCACCAACACCCGCTACAGCAGCCAGCCGCAACCGGACAAACCGCAGCAGAACTTTGAAATCAAGTTCGATGAAGTGCCACCGGCAGAACTGCAAACACACAATGTTCAAGCCACATTAACCGGCAATAGCTGGGGGGAGGAGGGAACCTGTCCGCCGGATATCCCTATCGACATTTCCTATTACCCGATGAATCTGGTCATTCCAACAGCGCCAGTCTGCGATACCGCAGAAAAGATCAATCCACTCGTTTTATTACTCGCATCGATTGCCGGTGTGTATATCGTCTCCGGCGTTCGCAGCACGGAGGTTAAATAA
- a CDS encoding DUF2523 domain-containing protein, which translates to MFNLLIIPLCAFLTSSIGFLAVRALSGLGIGVLSFTAINVALDALFSQAQGYFSAIPYFALQTLNLAGFGQGLGIIMGAITFRMTFVLLPKLGVIPK; encoded by the coding sequence ATGTTCAATTTACTGATCATACCGCTCTGCGCTTTCCTGACATCGAGCATCGGCTTTCTGGCAGTTCGCGCCTTGTCGGGTCTAGGTATTGGCGTTTTGAGCTTCACCGCCATCAATGTGGCGCTCGATGCGCTGTTCTCGCAAGCGCAAGGATACTTTAGCGCTATACCTTACTTTGCTTTGCAAACCTTAAACCTTGCCGGATTTGGCCAGGGCTTGGGCATCATCATGGGCGCAATCACATTCCGCATGACTTTCGTACTGTTGCCTAAACTGGGAGTGATACCAAAATGA
- a CDS encoding zonular occludens toxin domain-containing protein — protein sequence MIIILTATPGCGKTNHAVWSHIKPAVENERIVYVCGIPDLKLMHIKLSIAKLNTWAERTPIDETEPEGKQKLNNITEGSLIVVDEAAYPWPAIDLKDPPEYIKYLSQHRKHGLDFLVITQSPKFVHPFVLENADRHIHLSQEWSGNKQYEWSEYCANPKLKTNRQNAVKKPYKLEKKAFELYYSASLHVEKPKRAIPKMVYAAIFLLFAVPAMAMITYGRITDRLADPMQEIASNEEEKTNKSEQGDDMPPGSVIPVTQPVIALPSTKESLSMLSDAVDWSQVAACVSSKSNCICYGHQAQRLNIVPDTCNAAINYGWIATNKL from the coding sequence ATGATCATCATACTGACGGCAACGCCTGGCTGCGGAAAAACCAATCACGCCGTATGGAGCCACATTAAACCGGCGGTTGAAAATGAACGAATCGTCTATGTTTGCGGCATTCCGGATTTAAAGCTGATGCACATCAAGCTATCGATAGCCAAGCTTAACACCTGGGCAGAACGCACACCGATAGATGAAACTGAACCGGAAGGAAAGCAAAAGCTTAACAACATAACCGAAGGCAGTCTCATTGTTGTGGATGAAGCCGCTTATCCGTGGCCGGCCATCGATCTGAAAGACCCTCCGGAATACATCAAATATCTTTCCCAACATAGAAAGCACGGGCTTGATTTCCTGGTGATCACGCAATCGCCCAAGTTCGTGCATCCGTTCGTACTGGAAAACGCAGATAGGCATATTCACCTGAGCCAGGAATGGTCTGGTAATAAACAATATGAATGGTCGGAATACTGCGCTAACCCGAAACTCAAAACCAATCGTCAAAATGCAGTCAAGAAGCCGTACAAACTGGAAAAGAAAGCATTTGAATTGTATTACTCAGCCAGCCTGCATGTAGAAAAACCAAAACGAGCAATTCCTAAAATGGTTTATGCAGCAATATTCCTATTATTCGCAGTTCCGGCAATGGCAATGATCACTTATGGGCGCATTACTGACCGTCTAGCCGATCCGATGCAAGAAATTGCCTCAAATGAAGAGGAAAAAACCAACAAATCGGAGCAGGGCGACGATATGCCACCAGGAAGCGTTATTCCGGTAACTCAGCCTGTCATTGCATTGCCAAGTACAAAAGAATCGCTTTCAATGCTATCTGACGCGGTCGACTGGTCGCAGGTTGCCGCGTGCGTTTCCAGCAAATCGAATTGCATCTGTTATGGCCATCAGGCGCAACGATTGAATATTGTTCCGGATACTTGTAATGCGGCTATTAATTACGGGTGGATTGCCACAAATAAACTTTAG
- a CDS encoding IS5 family transposase: MQMSFGTLELAERLKRENVLVKIDALIEWEELRPKLTGLYKLELSHGGGQEPFDGLLMFKAILLGQWHSLSDAALEQALCVRIDFLQFCGLSLSDAIPDETTLCRFRNRLITNDRLDDLLATINEQLQSHGLMIKGATGAVIDATLIESAARPKKTITLEVDAEEGKVVQFEDGSQPGINCIEEQSADPDATWLKKGRKSQFGYRSYLVVDAQDGYVRGVHTAPANQSEMMHFEAAIDGAHIEANRVYADKGSASNANRQFLRKQKIKSAIMHRAYKNKPLSSRQKLANQLISKKRYIVEQCFGTIKRLFRMGRASYFGTTKVNAQVILKSICMNLKKAANKIFVDQPLRGAIRPNIT, encoded by the coding sequence ATGCAGATGAGTTTTGGAACACTGGAATTAGCAGAGCGATTGAAGCGAGAAAATGTTCTGGTGAAGATTGATGCCCTAATTGAGTGGGAGGAATTACGTCCGAAACTTACGGGTTTATACAAGCTCGAGTTATCGCATGGTGGAGGCCAAGAGCCGTTTGATGGGTTGTTGATGTTCAAAGCGATCCTGCTAGGTCAGTGGCATAGTTTATCGGACGCTGCGTTGGAGCAAGCACTGTGTGTACGCATTGATTTTCTGCAATTTTGCGGACTGTCCTTGTCGGATGCGATACCGGACGAAACCACTTTGTGCCGGTTCCGTAACCGGCTAATAACCAACGACCGGCTAGATGATCTGCTGGCCACTATTAATGAACAGCTTCAATCCCACGGATTGATGATCAAGGGTGCGACAGGAGCGGTCATTGATGCCACGCTGATTGAGTCAGCGGCACGCCCTAAAAAGACCATCACACTGGAGGTGGATGCCGAAGAAGGTAAGGTTGTTCAGTTTGAAGATGGCAGTCAACCTGGAATCAACTGTATCGAAGAACAAAGCGCGGATCCGGATGCGACCTGGCTGAAGAAAGGCAGGAAGTCGCAGTTTGGCTACCGCAGTTACCTGGTGGTGGACGCACAAGACGGCTATGTGCGCGGGGTTCACACCGCCCCTGCCAACCAGAGCGAAATGATGCATTTCGAAGCCGCTATCGATGGTGCGCATATCGAGGCGAATCGGGTGTATGCCGACAAGGGATCCGCCAGCAATGCCAATCGGCAATTTCTAAGAAAGCAAAAGATCAAGAGCGCAATCATGCATCGCGCGTACAAGAATAAACCCCTCTCGTCACGCCAGAAGCTGGCGAATCAATTGATCAGTAAAAAACGCTATATTGTCGAACAGTGTTTCGGCACAATCAAACGCTTATTCAGAATGGGACGCGCCAGCTACTTCGGTACGACGAAAGTCAACGCCCAAGTCATACTGAAAAGTATCTGCATGAATCTAAAGAAAGCAGCCAACAAAATCTTCGTAGACCAACCATTAAGGGGAGCGATCCGTCCAAATATTACATAA
- a CDS encoding IS30 family transposase: MSLGKFSLSLQQNSCGCAEVLQSEIATVIDRSVSTISRELVRNCGARGYRPKQAHNKAIERKAINARAIDDVTWQFAQEKLMLQWSPDQISNYAGISIETVYQRVYADKRNGGILWKNLRCQKQRRKRYGKTDRRGIIPNRQSIEQRPAIVDARSRIGGWEADTIIGKNHRQAIVSLVERKTGYTLIRKVERKTTEAVIKATTRLLKPHRRRVHTITSDNGLPAESTDIYLKNIPGTCTVPNNKSRPSAACT, from the coding sequence GTGTCACTTGGAAAATTTTCTCTGTCGCTACAGCAAAATTCTTGCGGTTGTGCAGAGGTCTTACAAAGCGAGATCGCCACCGTCATCGACCGAAGCGTATCAACTATCAGCCGGGAGTTGGTCCGTAACTGCGGGGCGCGTGGCTATCGCCCCAAACAAGCGCATAACAAAGCAATCGAGCGGAAAGCCATCAATGCGCGGGCGATAGACGATGTAACCTGGCAGTTTGCGCAAGAGAAACTCATGCTGCAATGGAGCCCAGACCAGATCAGCAACTATGCGGGCATCAGCATTGAGACGGTGTACCAGAGGGTTTATGCCGACAAACGAAACGGCGGCATTCTTTGGAAGAATCTGCGCTGTCAGAAGCAGCGCCGGAAGCGTTATGGCAAGACAGATCGGCGCGGCATCATCCCCAACCGCCAATCCATTGAGCAACGTCCGGCTATTGTCGATGCTAGAAGTCGTATCGGCGGCTGGGAGGCAGATACCATCATCGGCAAGAACCACCGGCAGGCCATCGTCAGCCTGGTCGAGCGAAAGACGGGATACACGCTGATTCGCAAGGTGGAGCGGAAGACCACCGAGGCAGTGATAAAAGCAACCACTCGCCTGCTCAAGCCACACCGAAGACGGGTGCATACGATTACTTCCGACAACGGACTACCTGCGGAGTCAACTGATATTTACCTCAAAAATATCCCTGGCACCTGTACCGTGCCTAACAATAAATCTCGACCAAGCGCTGCTTGTACCTAA